Genomic segment of Acidimicrobiia bacterium:
TCGCGCCGACGGTCGTGCACGGCGGCACGAAGACGAACGTCATCCCCGACCTCGTCGAGCTGGAGGTCGATGTGCGCACGCTGCCCGGCCAGTCGGGTGACGAGGTGCGCGCGCTCCTCGTCGACGCGCTCGGCGACCTCGCGGACCGGGTCGAGATCGAGTCGAACGACGACCCGTCGACCAGCTCGCCGACGGACACGCCGTTGTGGGACGTGCTCGGCCGCGTGACCTCCCGGTTGGTCGACGGGTCGCGCCTGTTCCCGTCGCTCATGGTCGGCGGTACGGACAACCGCTTCTTCCGCCGAGCCGGCTCGGTGGGCTACGGCTTCGGGCTGTTCAGCGACCGCGTCGGCTTCGAGGACTTCGCGACGCGCTTCCACGGCAACGACGAGCGGGTCGACGTCGATTCGCTGCGGCTCTCCACCGACCTCTGGCTCGCGACCGCACGAGAGCTCCTGGGCTGACGACCAACGCCGCGCCCACCGCGCCGCGCCACCACGCCGCCGCCCTGGCCGCGTTGGTACACAAGTCGCGCCTATGACCGCGAGTTGTGTACCAACGGGTCGGGGACGGGCTCGCCGCGCACCATCCGCAGCGGGATCTCGCCCGCCCAGACCGGCAGTGACAGGTCGGCCTCCTCGTCGAGCGGACCGCCCGTGCGCACCTTCGCGGACACGTGCTCGAGGTCGACCGCGAGCACGAGCGTGCCGCGCAGCTCCTTCTCGGTCGCGGCGCGGGCCTGCGCCGTGCGGCCGGGCACGACGTGCTCGACGAGCGCACGCAGCGCGGCGTCGCGTGTGCCGAGGTCGTCGATCCGGCGGGCGCGCCCGAGCACGACGACCGAGCGGTAGTTCATCGAGTGGTGCACGGTCGAGCGTGCGAGCACCAGGCCGTCGAGCAGCGTGACCGTGACGCACGCGTCGATCTCGCGCGACAACGTGCGCAGCATCCGGCTCGCCGGAGAGCCGTGCACGAAGAGCGTCTCGCCGTCGCGCACGAACGTGGTGGGGATGACGACGGGGCGGCCGTCGTGCACGAAGCCGACGTGGCACACGAGCGCCTCGTCGAGGATCGCGTGCACGGTGGCGCGGTCGTAGTGCGCGCGCTCAGGAAGACGGCGGACGGCCGTCTGGGCCGTTGGCGCGTACGTCGCGTCTTCGTTACAGTACAACTGATCACTCATGGCAGAACGTTATCGGATCACGGGGCGCACGGCGAGCGAGATCGCCGGCAGCGTCGAGCGGCTCGTCGCGAAGGGCGAGATCCCGCCCGGCGCCCGCCTGCCGACCGTGCGCGACCTCGCGGCGCGAGCGGGTGTCGCGCCCGCGACGGTCGCGGCCGCATACCGCGAGCTCGCTCGTCGCGGGATCACCGAGGGGGCGGGGCGGCTCGGGACGCGTGTGCGCGACGCCGCGCCGTTGCCGGTCGTGCCCCACGCGCCGCTCCCGCCCGGCGTCTTCGATCTCGTCGACGGCGGACCTGATCCCGCGCTGTTGCCGCCCCTCGGGCCCGTCCTCCGTCGCGCCCGGCCGAGCCGCGCGGGATACGGCGAGGGCCCCGTTCTCCCCGCGCTGTCCGATGTCGCGCGCGGCGCGCTCGAGGCCGACGGCATCCCCGTCACGCGCGTCGCGGTCGTGAGTGGCGCGCTCGACGGCGTCGAGCGCGTGCTGCGCGCCCATCTGCGCGTCGGCGACCGCGTCGCGGTCGAGGATCCGGGCTTCGCGTCGGTGCACGACCTGGTGGCCGCGCTCGGGATGCGTCGGACACCGGTCGGGGTCGACGACGACGGGCCGCAGCCCGACTCGCTCGAGCGCGCGCTGCGCGACGGCGCTCGTGCGGTCGTCGTCACGCCGCGCGCCCAGAACCCGACTGGCGCCGCGATCGGCGCCGACCGCGCACGCGCCCTGCGAACCGTCCTGCGCGCGCATCCCGATGTCGTCGTGGTCGAGGACGACCACGCGGGCGCGATCGCGGGTGCACCCGGCACGACGCTCGTCGACGCCCGCCGCGCCCGTTGGGCCGTCGTCCGCTCGGTCGCCAAGGCCCTCGGCCCCGACCTCCGTGTCGCGATGCTGACCGCCGACGCGACGACCATCGACCGCGTGGAAGGCGCGCAGCGGGTCGGACCCGGATGGGTCAGCTGGCTGCTGCAGGAGATCGTCGCGGACCTCCTGTGCGACCGCGCGACGCAACGCCTCCTCGACCGCGCCGCGGCGACGTACGCGCGCCGGCGGGACGCGCTCGTGGGAGCGCTCGGCCGTCACGGCATCGCGTCACACGCGCGCTCCGGGCTCAACGTCTGGATCCCGGTCCCCGCGGAGGCGACCGTCGTGAGCGCGCTCCTCGTCTCGGGGTGGGGCGTGAGCGCGGGGGAGCGGTTCCGGATCGCGAGCGCGCCGGCGATCCGCGTGAACGTCGCCCGGCTCGCGCCCGACGACGCGCGCCGGCTCGCCGACGACCTCGCCGGCGCGCTCGGAGCACCCGGCGCCCGAGCGACGTCGCGCTGATCAGGCCTCGCCGCGCTGCTCGCGCTCGCGCAGGTACCGTTCGAGCTCCGCGGCGATCGACTCGCCGCTGCGCATCTCCAGCCCGGGCTCCGCTTCGTCGACCTGGCGCTCGAGCTGGCTCACGTACGCGCGCACGTCGTCGTCACCGGCGACCGCCTCGCTCACCTGCTCCCGCCACGCGACGGCGGTCGCGTCGAGGGAGTCGAGGCGGACGCTGAAGCGCGTCAGATCGGCCAGCCGGGCGAGCAGCTCCCGCGTCGCGGGCGGGTTCGGTGGCGACGCGACGTAGTGCGGGACCGGCGCCCACAGCGACACCGACGCGAGGCCGGCTCGCCGGCACTCGTCGTGGAGCACGCCGACGATGCCGGTCGGGCCCTCGTAGCGCGAGCTCTGCAGGTGCAGTCGCTCGATGAGCTCGGGATCGGTGGCCGATCCGGTGATCCTGACGGGCCGCGTGTGCGGCACGTCGGCGAGCAGCGCGCCGAGGGTCACGACCAGCTCGCAGCCCGTCGAGCGCGCGACCTCGATCACCGACGCGCAGAACGACCGCCACGACAGATTCGGCTCGACGCCCCGGAGCACGACCAGGTCGTGGTCGTCGCTCCCCGTCGCCACCGCGTAGAAGCGGTTCTCGGGCCACGTGATGCGGCGGGTCACGCCGTCCACGAGCTCGACACGCGGACGGTTCGACTGGAAGTCGAAGTGCTCCTCGGGGTCGATCCACGCGAAGCAGGACGCGTCGAAGTTGCGGACGATCCACGTCGCCGCGTCGGACGCCGCGTCGCCGGCGTCGTTCCAACCTTCGAACCCCGCGACCATCACGGGCCGCCGCAACCGGGGCCGGTCCTCCCAGACGAGACCTGCCATCGCTCCAGGTTACGACCGCCGCGCGGCAGCGGATCGGGCGCCGCCCGTCGACTCCTTGGTCAGGCGCGCAATGCGGGGATCGACGACTTGTCGGCCTGCTCGAGCGCCCACTCCGACAGGCGCACGACCGACTCGCCCATCGTCTCGAACCCGGAACCGAGCGTCTTGCCCATGAGGAACCGCGCGTGGATGCCCTCGACGATGATCGCGAGCTTGTACGCGGCGAGCACGACGTAGAAGTCGAGGTTGTCGACGGAGCGCCCGCTCGTCGCGGCGTACCGGTCGATCACCTCGTCGCGCGAGATGAAGCCGGTGTCCGTCGCGACGTTGCGGCCCGTCGCGATGATCTGCGCGTCGCCCTGTCCCCAGTACAGGAGGAACAGGCCGACGTCGGTCAGCGGGTCCCCCAGCGTCGCCATCTCCCAGTCGAGGACCGCGACGATGCGACCGGGGTCGTCGGCCGCGAGCATCGTGTTGTCGAGCCGGTAGTCGCCGTGCACGATCGTGGGCGGCGGCGACGGTGGGAGCGCGGCGCGCAACCGCCGGGCGAGCTCGTCGATCGCGGGCAGCTCGCGCGTCTTGGACCGCTCCCACTGCTCGCCCCACCGGCGGACCTGACGTTCGACGAACCCGTCGGGGTGACCGAAGTCGCCGAGCCCGACGCGCTCGTAGTCGACGCCGTGGATCCGGGCCATGACGTCGACCAGCTCGATCGAGCACCGGCGGGCGACGTCCTTGTCGAGGCGGGCGGTCTCCTCCGGCGTGCGCAGGATGATGCCGTCGACCTTCTCCATCACGTAGAAGGGCGCGCCGATGACGTCGGTGTCCTCGCACAGGACGTACGGATGCGGAACGGGCACGTCCGTCCCGTCGAGCGCGGCCAGCACGCGGTACTCACGGGCCATGTCGTGCGCGGTCGGCAGCACGTGGCCGAGCGGCGGTCGGCGCAGCACCCACTCCCGCTCACCGTCACCGATCACGTAGGTGAGGTTCGACCGCCCGCCCGCGATCAGGTCCGCATGGAGCGGCGCGTCACCCGCGCCGTCGACGTGGCGCGCGAAGTACGGCCGGAGCCGTTCGAGATCGACACCCGTCGCGTCGCTCATGCCGCCGGGACACTAGCGAGCCGACGACGCGAGGCGCGCCGTCACGGAGGGCCGTGACGGCGCGTCCTGGGTGTCGCGATGTGGTCGGTCAGGCGACGCGCGGTGTGCGCGGCGCGACCGGCTGCCCGTTCCCCTTCGGGTACCGGGCGACCCGGCCGACGGGCATGTCGACGCGGAACCCCGCGGCGGCGCGCTCCTCCTCGGACTCGCCGCCCCAGAAGCCGTACTCACGCTGCTCGCGCGCCCACTGACGGCACGGCTCCACGACGGGACAGTCGGTGCAGATGGCCCGAGCCCGTGCTTCACGAACGACCCGCGCCTCCGGTCGTTCCCCTGCCGGCGCGAAGAACAGGCTGGTCTGCCCCCGACAGGCGGCGTCGCCCGTCCAGGCCAGCGTGCCGGTGAACACCAGGTTCGAAAGGCTCTCTGCGGCCATGATCCTCCTGTGTCTCCTGGTTCTCTGGTCGCTCGGCGCCGGCGTCCCGGCTGAGGCTCCGGCGTGGTCCGGTCGGCGCGAACGCATCGGGGAATCGGCGGGGGGACCGACTCCCCGATGCACCCAGAGGGCGTCATGCAACTACAGGCCCTCCGAATCTGTCCAACAGTTAGTCTTGATAGGAACGATCGTCGACGACGATCGTCAGAGCGATCGTTCCGGCGACGGAGCGGGCGGGCGGGACGGGAGGATCGGGCGGTGGAGCTACGTCACCTCGACGTGTTGCTGGCCATCGAGGCGGAGGGGTCGTTCACCGCCGCTGCCGATGCCCTGAACACGGTCCAGTCAAACGTGTCCGAGCAGGTTCGCCAGCTGGAGGACGAGCTCGGCGTCGAGCTGCTCGTCCGGGGCCGCAAGGGGGCGCGCCCGACCGAGTGCGGCGACGTCGTGCTCGAGCGGGCCCGCCGCATCCGGCGCGAGCTCGACGGGCTCCGTGAGGACGTCTCGATGCTGCAGGGCCTCGAGGCCGGTACGGCGAGCTTCGGCGTCGTCGGCACCGCGAGCCGGTGGCTGGTCCCCGCGCTGGTCGCGGACATGCGCGGCCGCGCGAGCGGGGTGTCGCTGCGCATCGTCGAGGGCGCGTCCGAGCGGCTCGTCGCCGAGGTCCTCGGGCAGGAGCTCGCGCTCGCACTCGTCACCGAGCCCGTCATGGACGCGCGCGTCAGCGTCGAGCACCTGATGGACGAGGCCCTCGTCGGCCTCGTCGGCGCCGGGGTCAAGCTCCCGCCCGACCCCGTGCCGCTGCAGGCGCTCGCGCAGTTCCCGATGATCCTTCCCCCGCCCAACAACCCCCTCCGGATCGAGATCGACGCCGCCGCACACGCGCGCGGGTTCTCGTTGTCCGTCCCGGTCGAGGTCGAGGGCATCCGGTTGATCTCCGACCTCGTGGCCGCGGGCGCGGGCGTCTCCGTCCTGCCCGAGACCGCGACCGCGCCCGCGTCCGAGGGCGTACGACGCGTCACCATCGCCGACATGCCACCCCGCCGCCTCGCACTCGTCTGCGCGCGCGATTCGCACCTGTCACTCGCGGACCGAGCGGTGCGCGACTGCGTCCTGCGCATCGTCGCCGGGCACGCGCGGACGTGAGAAGCTGTGCCCCGTGGACGATCGGGGACGGCAGCCGCGGAACCTGATCACGCCTCGTCACGTCGTCGCCGCGATCGTCGTCGCGATCGTCCTGTGGTTCGCGTTCGCGAACAGCCAGCGCGTCCGCGTCGACTTCCTCGTGACGCACCGCAACTCGCGCCTGATCTACGTGATCATCGGCTCCGCGATCCTCGGTGCCATCGCCGATCGGTTGATCACGTGGCGGCGCGGTCGGGAGCGTGACGGTCGCTGACCGTGGGCGCGGGCCAGTCGCCGCGCGGGTGCAGCACGAGATGCGCCCCGGCGAGCGTCGTGTCGACGCGCGCGCCGAGCACGTCGCCCTCGAGCCGGTCGATGCCGGGTGATCCCGGGCGCTGCTCGAACCGGATGCGCCCGCCCCCGGGCCATACGAGCTCGGTCCAGCCCTCGCCGCTCTCCACCACCTTGCCGTCGAGCACGCCGGCGAACAGGTCGAGCGTCGCGTCGACCGACGGCGTCGTGAGCACGACGCGGCGGAGGCGCGCGGCGCGCGCACCGCGGACCGGCGGGTCCGGCCACCACTGAGGATTCGTGCGGGGGCCGTGCTCGCCGACCCACGCGACGAGCGCGGTGAGGTCGGGGAGATCCTCGTGCGCCTCGGCGAGCTGCACGACCGTGCCGTGCGACTCGCGCGGGTGGAGGAACGCCTCCTTCCACGTCGGGTCGGACATGTCGACCGCGACGGGATGGAAGCCCGCGTCGTCGACGCGGTCGAGCATCGCGGGAAGGTCGGGAACCTTGAACGTCATGTGGTGCGGTCCCTCGCCGTGACGGGCGACGAAGCGCGCGAGGAAGTCGTTCTTGTCGGTGTCCCACGGCTCGAGCAGCTCGACCGTCATGCCCTCGCGCGCGTCGCCGAGACGGATCTGCATCGGCCGGAACCCGGGACCCTGCCCGCCGAACAGGACGAGGCCGCCGAGCTCGCCCACGAGGTACCGGATCGCGTCGCGCGCGTCGGGCGTCCCGATCGCGACATGGTCGAGGTCGACGGTCTCAGGCATGGCGGGTCAGGATCGGCGCGCCGTCACGGGCGTCGCAAATCCCGCGTTACAGCGAGCCCTCCGTGCCGGTACCGCGTTCGGGAAGTGCCGGCTCGGGTTCCTGCGTCACGCGGCCGCGTTCGCGACGCTCCTGCGCCGCGATGTCGACGACCGGTTCACCGCGGCCCGCGCGCGTGATGGCGCGCGCCGCGACGTAACCGATGCCGAGCGTCGTGAAGCCGCCGACCGCGTCCAGGAAGTAGTGGTTTCCGGTGAGGACGATCGCGGTGACGGTCAGTGCCGGGTAGCAGGCCGCGAGCACCTTCGCCCACGTCGAGCGCAGCCGCGGGACGAGCGCGCACGCGCAGAACAGCGCCCAGGCACAGTGCACGCTCGGCATCGCCGCGTACTGGTTCGACAGCTTGCTCATCTCGCCCGAGTTGAACGACCAGATCGTCGGGTACTTGGCCAGCGTGTCGATGAAGCCGTGCCCGTAGAGACGCGGTGGCATGAGCGGCCAGAAGTAGAAGCCGATCAGCGCGAGGCCCGTCGTGATCGCGAGCGTGTTGCGCCACTTCGGGTAGTCGTCGCTCCACTTGCGGAAGAGGTAGACGCCGACGCCCGCCGTCACGACGAAGTGCAGCGAGCCGTAGACGTAGTTCATCGCGACGATGAGCGGCTCGAAGTGCAGCGCCCACCGTTGCAGCGTCTGCTCGTGGAGGATGCCGATGAGGTGCTCGACGTGGATGAGCTGGTGTGCGTGTTGGCGCGCGAGCCGCACGTTCGCGTCGGCCGCGTTGCGTACCGCGGAGTACACGGCGTAGTAGGCGAGGATCGCGAGGATCTCGACCCACCAGTAGATGCGGTGACCGTCGCGCAGGGTCCGCCCGCCGGGGAGACGGGGCGCGATGCGGCGTGGCCGACGTGCGGCGGTGGGTCGCGTGGTGGTGTCGGTCAACGCTTCGGCTCTTCGGGTTCGTCCGCCGGGGCTCTGGGGTCCTGCTCCTGGCCGGCGACGCCGAGGCGGTGCCCGATGGCGAACGACGGCGCGCCGAGGAGACTCACGACCAACAACATCGCGTACCAGAGCAATCCCACGGCGACAGCCTGGCCGGACCGGACCCAGTGGTGGAAGAAGATGACGAGTGCACCCTCGCGGACGCCGAGGCCGCTCAGCGAGATCGGCAGCACCTGGAGCATCGCGACCGCCGGGACGTAGGCCACGACCGCTCCCGCGGGGATCGACAGGTCGAGCGTCTTGATCGCGAACCAGACGGTCAGGATCGTCGAGATCTGGTAGAGCACCGACGCGACGATCACCGGCATCGCGAGGCGAGGCCGGCGGCGCAGCCGGTCCACGCCGACGTGGACCGCGCCGATGAAGCGCATCCAGTTCTCGTGCTCGCGGAACCGGCCCGCGAGCCGGGGGCTCGCCGCGAGCAGCAGGATCGACAGGAGCGCGGTGAGCGCGACCCCGTCGACGAGCAGCGCCAGGTGGCTGCCGCGTGCCGTCTTCCCGTCCAGCAGGCTCGGCATGAACGCGAAGCCGAGCAGGCTGAGGAGCGGGAGCGACAGGAAGCCGGTCAACCGCTCGAGCGCGACGGACGCGAACGCGTCGCTCATGGAGCCTGTGCTGTTCGACGCCCGGCTGACCCGCAGCACGTCGCCGCCGATGGTCGACGGCAGCACGTTGCCGACGAACTGCCCGGCGAGGTAGTGCGACAGCAGGATCCGGACCTTCACGGGCGTGTCGAACACGCACAGCACCCGCTGCCAACGCCAGGCCGAGAGGACGAAGCCGAGCAGCGTGACCGCGAGGCCCGCGGCGAGGAACGCCGCCGTCGCCAGGTGCGGGTGGCGCGGGACGAGGTTGCGCAGGTTGATGCGCGAGACGAGCAGGGCGAGGAGGCCGAGGCTGACGACGATCCGCACCCAGAAGACCCAGGGGCGGGACGCACGGCCTCTGCTCGCCGTCTCGGTCGCCGCCATCCTCGTAGCCTATGGGGCCGCGAGGGGCGAGAAGGGGGCCGCGTGAGGATCACGGTTGACGAAGGCGTCGCGCTCGAGGTCGACGTGCGCGGCGACGGCCCGGGGCTGTTCCTGGTCCACGGGTTCGGTGGTGCGAAGGAGGACTTCGGCGACCACCTCGACACGCTGGCGGAGGGGTACCGCGTCGTCGCCTTCGACCACCGTGGTCACGGAGCGAGCGACGGGCCGGACGATCCCGACCGCTACACGCTCGACCGGCTCGCCGACGACACCATCGCGGTGGCGGACGCGCTCGGCCTCGACACCTTCCGGTTGCTCGGCCACTCGATGGGCGGGATGGTCGCGCAGCGCGTCGTGCTCGCCCACGCCGCGCGCGTCGACGCGCTCGTGCTGATGGACACCGCGCCCGGGCCCGTGCCCGGCATCGACCCCGAGCTGATGGACGCCGCCGCGAAGATCATCCTCGAGGACGGCAAGGACGCGTTGAAGCCGTTGCTCGACGCCGCGGCGACGTTGGACACGCCCGCGCACCTCCGTCTCCTTGCGGAGCGCGAGGGGTTCCAGGAGTTCGAGGACTCCAAGTGGGACGCGCTCGCCGCCGCGATGTGGGCGGGCGCGGCGCGCGACATGGCACACCAGGAGGACCGGCTCGCCGACCTCGCGGCGATCCGCTGCCCGACGCTCGTCATCGTCGGCGAGCAGGACCGGCCGTTCGTCGAGGTGAGCCGGGCGATGGCGGCGACGATCCCCGGTGCGACGCTCGCGGTGATCCCCGACGCCGGGCACTCGCCGCAGTTCGAGAACCCGGAGCCCTGGCTGCGCGCGCTCACCGAGTTCCTCGCGCGCGTCGACGCGTGACGACCGGGGCGCGCGTGGGTGGCGTCCTCGCCGCCGACGTGCTCGCGCGCCACGGCGTCGACCGCGTCTTCACGCTGTCGGGCGGCCACCTGTTCCCCCTGTACGACGGGTGCGTGCAACGCGACATCCGCATCGTCGACACGCGTCACGAGCAGACGGCGGCGTTCGCGGCGGAGGGGCACGCGAAGGTCACCCGAGGCGTCGGCGTCGCCGCCCTGACCGCCGGGCCCGGCGTGACGAACGGTGTGAGCGCGATGACGGCCGCGTGGATGAACGGCTCGCCCGTCACGGTCATCGGTGGACGTGCGCCGCAGGCGCGGTGGGGCAGCGGGTCGCTGCAGGAGCTCGACCACCTGCCGATCGTCGGGTCGATCACGAAGTCCGCGATGACCGCGAGCGCGACGGCGTCGATCCCCGGCGATCTCGATGCAGCCGTGCGCGCCGCGTGCACGCCCCACCGGGGCCCGACCTTTCTCGACGTCCCGCTCGACGTGTTCTTCGGCGCGGCGGAGGTGGACGTGCCCGTTGCGCCGGACCGATCCGTGCTGCGGTGTGACGACCCCGACGACGACGCGGTCGCGCGCGTGGCGGTGCTCGTCGCGGGCGCCGAGCGGCCGGTGCTCGTCACGGGCGGGGACCTCTACTGGGCGCACGCGGAGGACGGCGTGCGCGCCTTCGCCGAGATGGCGCGCGTGCCGGTGTTCGCGAACGGGATGGGGCGCGGGTTGCTGCCCGCCGATCACGAGCTCGCGTTCTCGCGTGCTCGCTCGCTCGCGTTGAAGGAGGCCGATCTCGTCGTCGTCGCAGGCACGCCGCTCGACTTCCGGCTCGGGTTCGGGCACTTCGGCGACGCGCGCGTCGTGCATCTCGCGGACACGCGCGACGGCGTGTCGCGCAACGTGGAGCTCGCGGCGTCCGCGGGTGGTGACCTGGCGCGCACGTTTGCGCTGCTCGCCGACGGCGGCTCCGGTGGTCGCGCCGATCGCCACGACGCGTGGATCGCGCGGCTGCGTGACGAGGAGCGCGCCCGTCGCGAGAAGGAGCGCGACACGCTCGACGCGGACACCACGCCGATCCACCCCGCGCGCGTGTACGGGGAGGTGATCCCGCGGCTCGCGCGCGACGCGATCGTCATCGGCGACGGCGGCGACTTCGTGTCGTACGCGGGGAAGCTCGTGGACACGTACACGCCCGGGTGCTTCCTCGACCCCGGTCCGTACGGCTGTCTCGGCATGGGGACGGGCTACGCGCTCGCCGCCGCCCTCGCGTACCCGTCGCGTCAGGTCGTGCTGCTGCTCGGCGACGGCGCGGCCGGGTTCTCGCTGATGGACTTCGACACCCTCGTGCGCTTCGGCGTGCACGTCGTCGCGATCGTCGGCAACAACGGGATCTGGGGGTTGGAGAAGCACCCGATGCAGGCGGTGTACGGCTACGACGTCGCCGCCGAGCTGCGGCCTGGGACGCGATACGACGAGGTCGTCCGCGCGCTCGGCGGTGGTGGCGAGCTCGTGACCGAGCCGCGCCAGCTGGGTGCGGCGCTCGACCGCGCGTTCGCGGCGGACGGTCCCGTCCTCGTCAACGTCCTGACCGACCCGGCCGACGCCTACCCGCGCTCCAGCAACCTCGCCTGACGAAGATGCGGCACTCACGTACGGAATCCGTACGTGAGTGCCGCATCTTTCAGTCGGCGAGCTGCTTGAAGTGGCAGAGGCGCCAGTGACCGCCCTCGCGGACGAGGTCGACCTCGAACCGTTG
This window contains:
- a CDS encoding pyridoxamine 5'-phosphate oxidase family protein, yielding MSDQLYCNEDATYAPTAQTAVRRLPERAHYDRATVHAILDEALVCHVGFVHDGRPVVIPTTFVRDGETLFVHGSPASRMLRTLSREIDACVTVTLLDGLVLARSTVHHSMNYRSVVVLGRARRIDDLGTRDAALRALVEHVVPGRTAQARAATEKELRGTLVLAVDLEHVSAKVRTGGPLDEEADLSLPVWAGEIPLRMVRGEPVPDPLVHNSRS
- a CDS encoding aminotransferase class I/II-fold pyridoxal phosphate-dependent enzyme, which produces MAERYRITGRTASEIAGSVERLVAKGEIPPGARLPTVRDLAARAGVAPATVAAAYRELARRGITEGAGRLGTRVRDAAPLPVVPHAPLPPGVFDLVDGGPDPALLPPLGPVLRRARPSRAGYGEGPVLPALSDVARGALEADGIPVTRVAVVSGALDGVERVLRAHLRVGDRVAVEDPGFASVHDLVAALGMRRTPVGVDDDGPQPDSLERALRDGARAVVVTPRAQNPTGAAIGADRARALRTVLRAHPDVVVVEDDHAGAIAGAPGTTLVDARRARWAVVRSVAKALGPDLRVAMLTADATTIDRVEGAQRVGPGWVSWLLQEIVADLLCDRATQRLLDRAAATYARRRDALVGALGRHGIASHARSGLNVWIPVPAEATVVSALLVSGWGVSAGERFRIASAPAIRVNVARLAPDDARRLADDLAGALGAPGARATSR
- a CDS encoding PAC2 family protein, producing the protein MAGLVWEDRPRLRRPVMVAGFEGWNDAGDAASDAATWIVRNFDASCFAWIDPEEHFDFQSNRPRVELVDGVTRRITWPENRFYAVATGSDDHDLVVLRGVEPNLSWRSFCASVIEVARSTGCELVVTLGALLADVPHTRPVRITGSATDPELIERLHLQSSRYEGPTGIVGVLHDECRRAGLASVSLWAPVPHYVASPPNPPATRELLARLADLTRFSVRLDSLDATAVAWREQVSEAVAGDDDVRAYVSQLERQVDEAEPGLEMRSGESIAAELERYLREREQRGEA
- a CDS encoding phosphotransferase family protein, with the protein product MSDATGVDLERLRPYFARHVDGAGDAPLHADLIAGGRSNLTYVIGDGEREWVLRRPPLGHVLPTAHDMAREYRVLAALDGTDVPVPHPYVLCEDTDVIGAPFYVMEKVDGIILRTPEETARLDKDVARRCSIELVDVMARIHGVDYERVGLGDFGHPDGFVERQVRRWGEQWERSKTRELPAIDELARRLRAALPPSPPPTIVHGDYRLDNTMLAADDPGRIVAVLDWEMATLGDPLTDVGLFLLYWGQGDAQIIATGRNVATDTGFISRDEVIDRYAATSGRSVDNLDFYVVLAAYKLAIIVEGIHARFLMGKTLGSGFETMGESVVRLSEWALEQADKSSIPALRA
- a CDS encoding WhiB family transcriptional regulator, with product MAAESLSNLVFTGTLAWTGDAACRGQTSLFFAPAGERPEARVVREARARAICTDCPVVEPCRQWAREQREYGFWGGESEEERAAAGFRVDMPVGRVARYPKGNGQPVAPRTPRVA
- a CDS encoding LysR substrate-binding domain-containing protein, translating into MELRHLDVLLAIEAEGSFTAAADALNTVQSNVSEQVRQLEDELGVELLVRGRKGARPTECGDVVLERARRIRRELDGLREDVSMLQGLEAGTASFGVVGTASRWLVPALVADMRGRASGVSLRIVEGASERLVAEVLGQELALALVTEPVMDARVSVEHLMDEALVGLVGAGVKLPPDPVPLQALAQFPMILPPPNNPLRIEIDAAAHARGFSLSVPVEVEGIRLISDLVAAGAGVSVLPETATAPASEGVRRVTIADMPPRRLALVCARDSHLSLADRAVRDCVLRIVAGHART
- a CDS encoding LapA family protein; its protein translation is MDDRGRQPRNLITPRHVVAAIVVAIVLWFAFANSQRVRVDFLVTHRNSRLIYVIIGSAILGAIADRLITWRRGRERDGR
- a CDS encoding VOC family protein; the encoded protein is MPETVDLDHVAIGTPDARDAIRYLVGELGGLVLFGGQGPGFRPMQIRLGDAREGMTVELLEPWDTDKNDFLARFVARHGEGPHHMTFKVPDLPAMLDRVDDAGFHPVAVDMSDPTWKEAFLHPRESHGTVVQLAEAHEDLPDLTALVAWVGEHGPRTNPQWWPDPPVRGARAARLRRVVLTTPSVDATLDLFAGVLDGKVVESGEGWTELVWPGGGRIRFEQRPGSPGIDRLEGDVLGARVDTTLAGAHLVLHPRGDWPAPTVSDRHAPDRAAT
- a CDS encoding phosphatase PAP2 family protein; the encoded protein is MTDTTTRPTAARRPRRIAPRLPGGRTLRDGHRIYWWVEILAILAYYAVYSAVRNAADANVRLARQHAHQLIHVEHLIGILHEQTLQRWALHFEPLIVAMNYVYGSLHFVVTAGVGVYLFRKWSDDYPKWRNTLAITTGLALIGFYFWPLMPPRLYGHGFIDTLAKYPTIWSFNSGEMSKLSNQYAAMPSVHCAWALFCACALVPRLRSTWAKVLAACYPALTVTAIVLTGNHYFLDAVGGFTTLGIGYVAARAITRAGRGEPVVDIAAQERRERGRVTQEPEPALPERGTGTEGSL
- a CDS encoding lysylphosphatidylglycerol synthase transmembrane domain-containing protein produces the protein MAATETASRGRASRPWVFWVRIVVSLGLLALLVSRINLRNLVPRHPHLATAAFLAAGLAVTLLGFVLSAWRWQRVLCVFDTPVKVRILLSHYLAGQFVGNVLPSTIGGDVLRVSRASNSTGSMSDAFASVALERLTGFLSLPLLSLLGFAFMPSLLDGKTARGSHLALLVDGVALTALLSILLLAASPRLAGRFREHENWMRFIGAVHVGVDRLRRRPRLAMPVIVASVLYQISTILTVWFAIKTLDLSIPAGAVVAYVPAVAMLQVLPISLSGLGVREGALVIFFHHWVRSGQAVAVGLLWYAMLLVVSLLGAPSFAIGHRLGVAGQEQDPRAPADEPEEPKR
- a CDS encoding alpha/beta fold hydrolase produces the protein MRITVDEGVALEVDVRGDGPGLFLVHGFGGAKEDFGDHLDTLAEGYRVVAFDHRGHGASDGPDDPDRYTLDRLADDTIAVADALGLDTFRLLGHSMGGMVAQRVVLAHAARVDALVLMDTAPGPVPGIDPELMDAAAKIILEDGKDALKPLLDAAATLDTPAHLRLLAEREGFQEFEDSKWDALAAAMWAGAARDMAHQEDRLADLAAIRCPTLVIVGEQDRPFVEVSRAMAATIPGATLAVIPDAGHSPQFENPEPWLRALTEFLARVDA
- a CDS encoding acetolactate synthase translates to MTTGARVGGVLAADVLARHGVDRVFTLSGGHLFPLYDGCVQRDIRIVDTRHEQTAAFAAEGHAKVTRGVGVAALTAGPGVTNGVSAMTAAWMNGSPVTVIGGRAPQARWGSGSLQELDHLPIVGSITKSAMTASATASIPGDLDAAVRAACTPHRGPTFLDVPLDVFFGAAEVDVPVAPDRSVLRCDDPDDDAVARVAVLVAGAERPVLVTGGDLYWAHAEDGVRAFAEMARVPVFANGMGRGLLPADHELAFSRARSLALKEADLVVVAGTPLDFRLGFGHFGDARVVHLADTRDGVSRNVELAASAGGDLARTFALLADGGSGGRADRHDAWIARLRDEERARREKERDTLDADTTPIHPARVYGEVIPRLARDAIVIGDGGDFVSYAGKLVDTYTPGCFLDPGPYGCLGMGTGYALAAALAYPSRQVVLLLGDGAAGFSLMDFDTLVRFGVHVVAIVGNNGIWGLEKHPMQAVYGYDVAAELRPGTRYDEVVRALGGGGELVTEPRQLGAALDRAFAADGPVLVNVLTDPADAYPRSSNLA